One Pecten maximus chromosome 7, xPecMax1.1, whole genome shotgun sequence genomic window carries:
- the LOC117331351 gene encoding protein kish-B-like, translated as MTNAYSFEGIIIFGLLVVCTCAYMRRVPRLKQWFLSEKKGLMGVLYKASVIGTRLHIPVAVVCTLMAVYVLILR; from the exons CTTATTCGTTTGAGGGTATCATTATCTTTGGACTTCTGGTGGTTTGTACTTGTGCGTACATGAGACGAGTGCCCAGACTTAAGCAATGGTTTCTTTCCGAAAAGAAAGGCCTGATGGGAGTACTCTACAAAG cttCTGTGATAGGAACTCGACTTCACATTCCTGTGGCTGTAGTATGTACTTTGATGGCTGTGTATGTTCTCATACTGAGGTGA